The window GAATTTCTAAATGGTTGTAGATCTCGCCGTTGAACGCAATGACGAAGCGCCCATCGTGCGATGCCATCGGCTGATGGCCAGCTTCTGAAAGGTCGAGAATCGCTAGTCGCCGATGCCCTAGGACTATACCCACGGACGCGTCAGACCAATAGCCGGCGTTATCGGGACCCCTATGACAGATGGTGTCGTTCATCCGACGAATTATCTCCTGGTTAGAGCCGCCACCCAGCTGCTCCATATATCCAGAGAAACCACACATACCTTTACTCCACCCCGTCGAACGTCTCAGTGCCCAAGGCCATCGCGCTTGACCATTGCTTCTCCCATGCACCGAAACTAAAGTGCCGGGTGACTCCATCTAGAGCCTTCATGCCAGCAAGTGAGCGGTCGGCATCGCTCATCTCTATGATCTGTCCAATCGCCGCTATCCATTCCTCATTGTTCCCTGCCGCCGTACCCCCGAGTTTCTTGAGAACGCCGGCGTTGGCTCCAACTGGGCTTCCAACTAGCGGCAGGCCGCTGGCGGCATATTGCAGAAGCTTGTAGGAGCATTTACCACGGCTGTACGGGGTGTCGTTGAGTGGCATTATTCCGAAATCCGCTTGAGTCAGACAGTTCGCGAACCCGGCAGCAGTCCACTGTTCCCTATCCACCATCGGATCGAGCCGTCCGAGCGAAGTGTTCCCCGCGCTAACCACCGCAATGCGCAGCCCGAATCTCTTGTTGAGTTCCAAGAGTGGCTCCCCCACCGCGCGTAGCAAGGGCTCGGTTGCTGGGGATCCGATCCAGACAGCGCGCGGAACGCTAGTAATGCCATAGTCCCGCTTTGGAGAGTAGTTGCGCGGCTCAACGCAGCTCGGAATCATCACCACGTTGTCTGAGTACTCCCGGGCCTGTGCTGCTAGTACATCACTGCCAGCGATGACGACATCCGCGGCGCTAACCGACCTCGCCCACACCTTCTCTTTAGACCAGAGCCTTCGAGTCCAAGAACCAGTGTCAAACTTCAATGCGTCATCGAAGTCATACACCCCGCGACGAGCTGCCCGCAGCAAGCGTTCCTCGATAGCTCCCGAACTGAACGGAGAGGCTTGCCGACTCAACAGCAGGGTTACATGTCCGACCCTTTTTTCGAGAGCGCGAAGACTGACCTCCGCTCGACAAACGTTCGGAATGTTCTTGGCAAGCCTGGCCGGCTGATTGTCTGATGTGCCGACATACTCGAAACGGTCAGAGGGAATCCCGAGGTGATCAAACCAGTCGTATACCCTCACTCGGGTACTCGCTCCTGTAGGTCCATACGTAGATACGGCCACGGCTCTACCCACAATTGGCTCCATCTCTGACCTAAGCGCCGAGCGGGCGTGGCCCCGCACCCATGTTCATTGGCTTGGCATCGTCGCCAGCTGACTCTATTCGGAGCAGAGCGTTCACAGTTGCCACAAGAAAGAAAAACATCCAAAAGTTGCCGAGTGTATGAAGGTATGGATTCGTTGCGTTTGCAATCAGTAGAGCTCCAGTTCCGGTCAGCGCAGCGAGGACTAGCGAGTTCCGATCAGGGAACCGCCTAAACGCTCGAAAGCTGGCGAGAAGCACCCAGATAGTGATGCCGGCGAGGCACAATGCGCCAAAGATTCCTACGGCATTCAGAACTAGAAAATACTGAACTTCGAACGCCCAGGGCCTGTCGGCGTCTCGTAGAAATCCGGCGATCTCGGCACCGAGACCGTTTCCGAAAACCGGAGCGTGCCGCCATTCGTCCAGAAGCAGGAATACTGATTCGCCACGGGGAGAGTCTGGTGAAAACTCCGAGAGCACCAGGGATTCGACGACCTTCGCTGGAGAAACCTTGAAAACTGGAAATGATAGGGTCCCGGCAACTATGGCTGCGCCGAGAACCACAAAGGCGCGGCGGCGAATGGACGAGGACGCTCGAGAAGTGACGATCACGGCTACCGCGATACCCACCGAAATCACTAGGGCCAGCATCAACCCCCGCCGCCCACTCAAAAGAAGAATACAAAGACCGAGTGCAACTGCAGGCCACGCAACGAACCGCGATACTCGCGAAGAATACGTGCTGGGCAGCATGAGCGACACGAGTAGGAATGGCAAA is drawn from Salinibacterium hongtaonis and contains these coding sequences:
- a CDS encoding glycosyltransferase, with protein sequence MRVYDWFDHLGIPSDRFEYVGTSDNQPARLAKNIPNVCRAEVSLRALEKRVGHVTLLLSRQASPFSSGAIEERLLRAARRGVYDFDDALKFDTGSWTRRLWSKEKVWARSVSAADVVIAGSDVLAAQAREYSDNVVMIPSCVEPRNYSPKRDYGITSVPRAVWIGSPATEPLLRAVGEPLLELNKRFGLRIAVVSAGNTSLGRLDPMVDREQWTAAGFANCLTQADFGIMPLNDTPYSRGKCSYKLLQYAASGLPLVGSPVGANAGVLKKLGGTAAGNNEEWIAAIGQIIEMSDADRSLAGMKALDGVTRHFSFGAWEKQWSSAMALGTETFDGVE
- a CDS encoding O-antigen ligase family protein, which produces MGLKEQRKASSAEAPSSRLMRQALRPMSLPRAKFTFLSHRAVEMTASFLVIGGFAVWAVKPVGNNYLTLAAYVLVFVGAMLMGLKNGFWLDYRVKLCFSIALVVGCVGTAIGVGRGNVGALSEGVFFVLVPAVWVVLVAAIDLRILKAVISIFPFVMLAIGLVGVTYWLLASAQQPVAIWFYYLDLGLALGGQENGATISYHSISSLAFLLPFLLVSLMLPSTYSSRVSRFVAWPAVALGLCILLLSGRRGLMLALVISVGIAVAVIVTSRASSSIRRRAFVVLGAAIVAGTLSFPVFKVSPAKVVESLVLSEFSPDSPRGESVFLLLDEWRHAPVFGNGLGAEIAGFLRDADRPWAFEVQYFLVLNAVGIFGALCLAGITIWVLLASFRAFRRFPDRNSLVLAALTGTGALLIANATNPYLHTLGNFWMFFFLVATVNALLRIESAGDDAKPMNMGAGPRPLGA